Genomic segment of Drosophila simulans strain w501 chromosome 2R, Prin_Dsim_3.1, whole genome shotgun sequence:
TTCTGAAAATTAGCAGGACGTTCTCGAACTTCAATCACTCATGTCCATATCGCGGCCATTTGATGGCACGAGGGGCCTACTTGAACGAATCCTTCTTGCCCAACGTTTTTCCCCTAGGTTTCTACAAATTAAACATTACGATAATGGAAAACTACATAACTCCACCGAGCGCACATGTTGGGGGTATTGTCTGGTACGTGCAGGTCATGCAGGCAATCCAGCCGAAAAAGAAACCCAACAGAGACCTCTACTGAGGCCAACAAAAAGCGCAGAACTAAATGAATGCGTAATGAtttattgctttaaatttttaaaattgtatttttattgtttataataaatatatatatatgtatacgtaAATATTAGCTTTAGAATTTGTATTATACATTATGTAGGCTACTCGAGTTGCTTTATTTGTAGCTTTTCCGCTTCGTTATTAGTTACAGTATATCTTACAGAAGTGCAACTCAGTTTTGCTTATTTGTCTTAGAGTACGTACTACAAGCTATTTTAAATCATTGTCTTCCATCGGTTAAAGTATCTCATCTTAAAGTATCTTAACCTGGTTTCGCTTAGCctaatgtgtgtgtggtatCTGCATTCTTGGGCCGTTGGTTTCGCAAGAACGGGttaaaaaaatactttagTCTAAAGTATGGGTCGGTGCTATGCTTGGATTCCTATTTGTGTACGAATGGCATAACAagattgcaaataaaatatataatatatatttatatatatatacgtaaaGAATATACAACATGGCAAAAGAAAGTGTAATGACAAAGGTGGCGGGTTATACGAATGGGAATagttaacaaaaataaataaatagatcgAGAACTTATCGAATAAATACTACATGAAATACGTTGCATAGTCGCTCTAGCTGTCTATCTCTCATTATGCAAGgaacaaattatatttataagtatatTTCTTGAGAACGCTCCCGATAGTTACAAAAGTGAGCTATCCTTTTCATCGAAACGGAAACGTTCTCGCAAAACTAAATTACGCTAAACATATTCTGCCCGCACTGTAGGCAGGTTAAATAGTTACAACTGGTTTGGGGTGTGTGTCTCGTGTTTTTCacttaaacatttaaaatttagctTAGGCgtagaaattattttaatttacgaTGCTCTTAAGTTTGCCGTGAACCGAATGCATTTGATTCCGCCTCAAATCCAttcgcgtgtgtgtgcttttctgTGTGTTGAACaacatttgatttatattcTTGTAGGCATTTGGTTTTtgagtaaaaaaataaatttcgtatGCACATCCAACAGTGTGGTAATATCAATGAGTTAGCTTGGCTTATGTTTGAGTTAATATTCCTTCCATTTCATTCGTTTCTTTACAGCAAACGCTCCTGCTGCATTTCTCCCCGCATTTTGGTGGCCAAATGTGACGATTTTTGAAGTATTCTAAAACCCTAAAAACATTTGAACGTTGCCGACGGCACAGAGCTGCGTTCCCCAGCTTTGCGCCATGGGCAACCGAATCTGCGCGGAACAGTTTTGAGATTTCTAAAAGAAGTATGTGGTCGGCATTATGGTGGCACTGTTCAAAAATCGACCCATTTGGCCACCCATTAGCCCCTACGCGGCGAACAactgagcagcagcagcagcggcagcctgttgctgttgttgctgctgctgctgttgctgctgctgctgttggggaGTTGTGGCCAGGATGGGAATGGCCGTGCCGTCGGCGGTCAGGATCAGGGTCTGCGTGGCCTGTGGCGCCGTTGTGGCCTGAGCCTGCGACGCCTGTTCGGTGGCCAGGGCCACGTTGCCCGGCAACGCAatcagctgctgctgaccCGCCTTGCTGGGATGCGGCACCTGGGTGGCGGCGATTATGCTGCCATCGGCCGACTGCAGCAGGATGGTGTTGGCCGGCAGGTTGAAGCAGGTCACGGTGCCGTTGGAGGCCACCGTCTGCAGCTGAAGCGGAGGCGGTTGTGGGGCCAGCAGCATGGCGGTGCCAGTCGTTGTGGCGGTCGCATTGTTCGTGCTGCTCAGATCGAGGCCATTGGCGGTCGTCGCCTCTTGCAACTCCGGCTGCTCCTGGCTGGGCTCCTCGTCGATGATCTCCTCGACCAGGTCGTCCTCGTTGAGCTCCTCGATGATGTCTTCGTCGTTTTCTATGTAGCCGGAAGCCTCAACGCCGGAGCTAACCAAATTGACGACACCCGGCGGCGagggtgtgggcgtgggcatGGCCAGGTAGTTCTCCCCCGACTTGGCCGTCACGGCCGTCCCCTTGGGTATGCGGAACTTTCGCAGGATCTGGGCAGTCGAGGAGGAGAGCCCGGACAAGGCAACTGCATCCTCATCCATGTCCTCGTCGAGCTCTTCGTCCTCGGCCAACATCTCCTCCTCGACCACTGGCTGTTGTTCCACAGGTGCTGCTTCCGGGGCGACGATAACTTGGCGCTGATTGCGATTGGTTGCATTGACGCGCACCAATGTaacgccgccgccgccgcctccgcttGCATTTCCGATTCCGGCCTTGGTGTTGCCATTAAGAATGCTGAGCTGCGGCTGCTTTGCGGCACCACGAGCGGCCAGCAGAATGACTGGTGTCTTCTTGGCCGCCGGCTTGAGGCCATTGCTCGCACTGCTGCTCACCACGGTGGATGCATTGTTGCTAGTGgctccgctgctgctgttgccgccgctgctgttgctgctgttttttatgGGAGGAAGGATGGCATTAGTCGCATTTCTTGTGGTTGGCGGCACATGGGACTGGGCAGGGGGATTGGGCATGGGAGAAGTTCGGCTCGATTGGGTCACAAAGTCAGCGAACTTGTCGACGAAACTGCTGCCGCggcccctgctgctgctgctgccaccgctgctgctgcggctggagatgctgttgctgcaacgTGTGCTGCTGTCGCCAAGGCGAGCACGGGCATTAGCCTGCTTGACGATGATTTCTTCGTAGTAAATGCGATACGCTTCCACCTGCCGACGCTGCGAATCATCTTGTGTGGTGTTATTGATCTGACTCTGAAtccgattctgattctgattcggattcgaattcggatttggattggTGATGGTGTTCTGGGttctgtggttgttgctgggTGTGGTGTTGTATGGCCGCTTGAACATTTGTTTCTGGTGGTTGTCGTGTTTAGAAGaacctgttgttgttgttgttgttgatgatgatgttgatgtgGTTGTTGTGTCGCATGATTATGAATTTTTGTGTGCAAATCATAGGGAATAACACAAGAACACAAACAACAGACGAACGTAAAATGTTGTCgggtgaaaaagaaaaaataaaaacaatttgattagcatatttgctgatttttcatttcaattggtGTTAGTTTCGATCGTTTCGACTCctttcatttaatttagaTGTTAGATATGCTTAAATCAAAGTCAATTTTGGTTAGTAAATGATAAGGGCTCTTATGACTGATAGCTTAAATGGATCGAATGTGGATGTGTGGATGGATCAGAGAGTGTTGCTCCCGGATGGTCAGTGGTCAGTAGAATGACGTCTCAGATACTTTCACCCCATGTACACAAAAGTATCTGAGCATTGAGGTTCCCATTTTTTCGGGTCTTAGGATGCAGTTTACCCAAAGGGACATGGTTTAGTACCAAAACAGAAAAGtattatgcaaatcaaaatggaaaacaagaaaataaggCGAATAAACAAAAGTACACATACCTTTCACTAATTGtccaatattttttatatgtttaatttattttttatgtttcttgGAGATCATTATTTGCTTGTTTCTTTCGAATATTGGTAGTTGCTCGTTGCTGCTcttgcacacgcacacacaacaaGTGACGATGGAATAGTGAATGAATCAATGAATATGGCGAGACGAGACGAGATCTCCTCAAGCAACCGACTATTGTGAGTATGTTATGTGTCGGATGTAAGTACACGAATGCTTCGCTAAGTTAGTTTGGtggattattatttatatgcttGGCCGTTGATCTGGGCAAACATTGAAAATGGCTTCCATTTGCGTTGCTTTCGATTGGGAATTATGGTTGGGTGGTATTCACTTATAAACTCAATTCGTTTAGCTATCGTATTCATTGCGAACTCGGTGTTGAGTCTTGTATTCGTTAAATAGAATTTTTGGTACTTTGGCTGCAGCTTTCTGTGTGGATCGTTTCATTCAGAGAGCTAATAGCACTGCCTCTGATATATCGTAGCTATAGTTAgaaagcattttttttttgattggGTATTTGATTGTTGGGTTGttgatttgattgattgattgattgtttgattgattgattggttGGTTGTTGGATTGGTTGTgtgtacataaaataaaacaagagaaaagaaagaaaaagaacaaAATTGCATTGAAGTATAAAACGTATTTGAACACaagtatttttcgaaacaaAAAGGGGTGTTCGAATTGGTTATTGTGATTAATTCAGGGGATTAATATTGGGTAATATTCGATGGCATATCAATTTTACAAggaagcaacaacaagccaCACAAGGAACAGTCTATTCAAAATAGAGTGCGATGCCTCAGTGGGCTTATgattggtaaataaataaataaatgcacaaACTTCAATTCATACGACTAAATTACCAACTGAAAAACTCGGTTAAAGACTACTAAGTAATATAAATACGTTATAAATAAAGATGTACATAATAAATGattacaaaataatacaactaAGATATGCATAATCctaatttaaaactaaacaaGTCATACTTAATGTATCCCCCATTCCCCTGATGTTTAGTTTTCGTGTTTTGCAGGCGGCCATCGGGtgtttagtgttttttttttgtataaagtTACACCGTCGATTCGCGATTCAAAATACGTGAAAGAAAGATCGGAGTCGCAGTCGCAAGTAAAGGGGTTACGGTGGCAGAGATAGCAATATGGATAGAGTTTTAGATACAGGTACAGATACAGAGATATagtacagatacagatacagagcGGCAATCTAATCGAGCGCGTTACACTAAGAGAAAAGTCGAGCAAACAAGGGGTTGGGAGTGGGCAATAGTGGGCATGGTTAGTTGGAAAGAGCGTTTACCTAATTTCTTTGGTTTCCAGCAGCGACGAGGTGTTCACATCGTTCACCGCATTGATCATCGAGGTGGGCGAGAAGGGCAGGTGGTACATGGAGGCAGTGTCCAGGGTGTAGGCGTCGCCGCCCTTAATCAGCAGCTCGTTCTTCAGCTCCATGAACTGCTGGTGCGGATTGTGATGCGTGGCGAAGGGCTGTTGCTGCAGTAGTTGCGTCtgctggtgatgctgctgctgctggtggtggtgctgctgctgctggtggtgctgctggtgctgggtCTGCGCGTCCAGCGCGTTCGCATTCAGCGTGGGCTGCGCTCCGGCGTGCGTCGTGAAGGTGTACTGCGAGTAGGGACACAGGTCGCCCAGCTCGGCCGTCTCCAGCTTGGGTTGGAAGTTCTGGAGGCCGTCGGGCGTCAGGATCTGATAGCTCTGAACCGTGCCGATcacgtgctgctgctgctgttgttgctgctgctgctgctcggtCGACGTCGGAGTGGCCGCCGCCGTGGAGCTCAAATAGGTAACGTTGTCCAGCTCGTAGTGAGGCTGCTGTTGCGCCTGGCCGGCGGGCTGCTGCgctggctgttgttgctgctgctgcgtcgtCTGATATGTGGCCGTGGTCTGTTGGCGCTGAGCCTGCGGCGCCGTCGTGTATATCGCCTGGGTTCCGTCCAGCTGCAGGGGCACCAGGTTGCCGGCTTGATCCTGGATCATGATACTCTGGCcgtgcagctgctgttgcagcagcgCCTGCTGCAGTTCCAGTTGGTTCGAGTAGATCAACGTGGTGGTGGGCGCCGCCGGCTGACCATTCGGCGTGGCTGGTCCTCGCTGCAGTCCCACGGAGCTGGTGGCGCCTGGATTAGCCAGTGCCAGCTGTGCGCCTCCAGGCAGGATCATGCCGCTGAAGTCTAGCGAGGGCAGCGTCTGCAGCTGATGTTGCGGTTGCGATGGCGTCGAGGGAGCCAGCGTTGTGATGCTGTGCtgcatctgttgctgctgctgctgctgctgggagtGACTCACGCTGACTGGCGCCATGGTCAGAGACTCCCCATTTTGCACGTCGTCCAGAACACTGTCGATCTGCGCCAGCCGCTTCTTGGCCGGCGTACTGCCATCCTTCGTCTTGCGGACGCGCGGAGTGCGAGCGGTACGCGCCCGCTTAGCCGGCGGACCGTCAGCCTTCAGCGGCGTCGTGGTGGCCGATGGCGGCATGGGAACGTCGCCGTGCTTGTCCTTTTTATGCATCTTCATCTTGTCCGGACGCGAGAACTCCTTATTGCAGATGGGGCAGGCGAATATCTTGCGGTTTTGGCCCTCGTGAAAGAGGTAGGCGTGTCGCTGGAAGCTGTACTTGTTCTTAAAGGTCTTGAAGATATCGTTCTTGGCGCAGACCAGGCAGTAGGCCACGCCGTCGATGATATGCTCGTAGCGGGCAATGTCCAGGCCACGTACACTCATCTTCTCCAGGTACTCGCCCTGTTCGTCGTCGGCGATTACGCGCGTCTTGCGTTTGCGCTTCTGCTTCGCGGCCGCCGCCGATCCCGATTTGGGCACCATTGAGGATATCACCGTGTTGCCTGAACCCGTCTGCTCCTGGTTGATCGTGTAGCTGGTGGTGCCAGCTGCCAACTCCGCCGCCTCGGCCTCCACCTCGGCCTTGATCACCTGGTACTCCTCATACTCATGCTCCTGCTCCGCATCGTGCTCGTTTTCCGGATCGTGTTCGAGGCTCTGCTCCTCGTACTTCACATGCAGCAGGCCGTTctcatcgtcgtcctcctcgtcgccGACGACTCCGTGCTGGGGATCGTACTTGATTATGTCAGCGGCCACGGCACTGCTGCCGTTGCTCAGGCAATCGCTGCTGCCGGGCTCGCTTTTGAGGACATGATACTCCTCGTACGTGCTTCCGTCGAATTCGATGATCGTGCCGTCCGTGTTGACCAGGGCAGTGGTGGTCGTGGTAGCGGGTGCGTTGGCCTGCGACACGGGAACGGGCGTTGGTGCGGCAGAACTGACCGCTGGCATTCCGCCGTTGTAGTTCTCGAACACTATGGTGGTCGGGGTTTGTCCATCTTCGCCGGTGGTGGTGATATAGTGGtagtgctgttgctgttgttgctgctgctgctgttgttgttgttgctgtgtggCGGCAATTGTATCCACTCCGTTGGTGTTGGCGTTCGTATGCAGGATGGAGGACGAACTAATAGTTGTGACCACAttgtcttttgtttatatatattttgaaaatacatATTTGGTTTGGTTCATAAAAGATGTGTTTGAAtgtaatatttgcataaatcaataaatcaattcgtaattgaaatcgaaatcaatcAACAATTCACTCAAATCAGGTTCGCATAAAACAAATGTTGTGCAAAATGAAAGCTACTTGCGGCCAACAGCAAAAACGCAAATGCCACAGATGCAGTGCATCTGCTGCATTTACGGGCGGGCTTCTTTATCGAATCGATTGGATACGGCAATACAGGACATATAGATAGAAAGTGAGTgaattggtttttgtttgtcggTAGAATTTGTGTTTACTTAGATCTACATTACAGCAATCGTAATCGTAACTCTGGTACAGTACTCGCAACTCAATACGTactaaataaagttaaataaataatcgacTTCGGTAACTGAGGTGGTGGTAACAGGTGGACAGAGCAGAGGATGAaactggtgtgtgtgtggccaaCGTTGGAcaaactcctcctcctcctttgtTTGCgggggagcaggaggagctgccaacggattgtgtttgtgttgaGTCCAAAGAGTGGGAAACAATAAGTGAGAGGCAGAAGACGGGAAAGTGTCGTTGCTAAAAGTAACTAAATCATAAACGCAAatctaaaaattataaactcaattttcaaaatttggcGCGCAAGTGCTGCCAAGAGTCAGCGCGCGCATGGGCAGCACTGATGCGCTCATTGAACTCACTGCTTGGGCGCCAAAGTTTGAACTGCAGAACCTTAAACTAgctaataaagtaaaataatacGTGATCGACAATTGTTTTTGAGCCTTTTTCGACGCGTTACTGTTTTGCACGGAGCTCCCTCCCTCGGTTGAAATGAATTGTGCACTTATTTATGTGATATTTCCAATACTCTCGACAATTCGAGAAGAGACAGGACACAGACCTGGGAAAGGGTGTCGCAAATTAAAGACGAGCATGTAGTGTGTGGAGCAGTTGAAAGCGGTTGTTGTTATTAATTGGGCGATGCGATTGGAGTTCGATTTATTGAGATAGGTCGGTAATGGTTAATTGAAGATTTCATTGcctttttatttcgtttatattctttttttttcgttattattttttttttttgggaggggCAAAGGTGTGACAAGAACACGGAACACAAATGGAAGTCAAATTCAATGTTTGTTCTCATACGAAACGTTCTCCCTTGGTGGCGCGTTTGAATTTTGGCACAAAAAGTTGTTAactcaaaatgcattttgaatTTGGAATGTCAGGATGATGATATCGATTGGATGACATGGATGTGCGACAACATTTACAATTGATTCGAATTTGGCCAATTCGGTTGACGGTCAAAATCATAATTGTGTGAGTGCGTTTGTATTTACAATGAGAGCGGTTAGTGGTAATAGCTTCAACTTAAACACCAAATACGAGTACACAAGAGGGTTAGGTTAAACCATACACAAAGACTacaaccaacaaacaaattaactaACGTAAAGCGAACAAATTCAAGTTAGACACTTACCGGCAACACTAGTTGCAAcattctgttgctgctgctgttgttgctgctgctgctgcggactACTGGCCGTAGTTTGATATGAAGCCGTGGCGGCAGTCACGGCATGTCCATTTGCATCACAGAGTATTTCATTTTGCAGCTGATAGACATTTCCATCCGTGCTCgcatattgctgctgctgctgctgtggaatGCCATTCAGGGTATTGGCCGCGGGCAACATGTTGACGTAGACaatctgttgctgctgcccttGACTAGACTTGGATGTGGATGCTTCTGCGGCTGCCGTTGCTCCTCCTGTTGCTGCACTCGTTTGACTTAGTTTTGGTATCTTGCCCTCAAATTTACGCGATTGTTGCATAAACTGCAGCGACTGTTGATCCTTTTTGGCATCTGAAAAACGTCAATCGATAGAGTTTAGTACTTGATCTGGTAAGGATTTTAGCTGTCTGTGATTAAATGCGGTTGATACGGTTACTGTTGGTGtaaacacacatatacacacacacacacatgtggaCTCGGGGGTTTTTCTGGATAGGAGGCATTGCGATTGGGTGGAATGAGGATGAGTAGTCAAAGCGAAAGAGCAAGTGAAGCGGATTCTGGGGGCGGCAAAACAAGAGGAACGGATTCGGCCCAGACAGCACCAACACCTTGGATTCGGTTTAGTAAAAcagttttggttttcggttagTTTTTAGCATAGACTTAAAAGCGTGATCGTATATTTCTCTGACGCACTCTTACACATAGATAGAACGATTTATTTGTACATTAAACGCAAATCAAAAACGATGAACGATACATGTGAAACGGCTTAAAACATTGTCAATTTGGTTAGAACAAAAAACTACTGGGAAATTTGGAATGATTGCTGCGAAAGAAGGGACATTGGGGCATTGGGTTAGAGAATTTGGATGGCTTGGAGGTGGACAGGTGAAGCTGTGATTATGGGGATGCAGTGGTGCAGTGGCTGCCTAAGCTGCTGCTCTCACCTCCTCCGCCATCTGCTGGTGGTGTTGTGGTTGTGGCTATTGATGTTTTTCCAGCGACCACGGCGGATGTCGGTGTTTTTACGGCAGTTGATGCAGAACTGACCGCCGGTGGCGTAGTACTTGGGTCCTTTTTCCGCCGCGCAGGAGTCTTTCGGGGGGCGCCGTTGGCCTTGCCACGCCTTGCGCCCCTCGACGTCGAGGAAGTGGAGGACGCCGGCGATATGGAACGGTCGTCCTTGGTGCGCGGACTACGGCCGCGATTGTTTCGCGAGTTATTCTTGCGCTTGGACGCCAGCCAATCGTCGTCATAGTCGGCATCATAGCGCCGCTTCTGCTTGCGCCGCTTAaagtcctcctcctcatcatcatcttctGTCAACAAGCAAAAGGGGAAGACAAAGAACAGATGcgaaaaaggaaatatattATAGTTAAGCTGGGGAAAGGGGAAGATCGTTTTGAAGGGCACCTGCTGGCCCACACACCTGTGCCGTCGTCAATGTACTCAAGCAGCTCTTGCTTGGTCTTCAGATTCGCCGGACTCTGTAGACTCATGGCATCCTCGTTGGGAAAATCAGCCTCGTCCGTGGCCAGATCGCCCGTGTCCAGCGTCAGCACGCTCTCCTTCAGCATGGCCTTGACGTCGTCTGGCACGTTGGGATTCTGCTGGATTTCATCCAGGTCCAGATCGGGATTACGCTCTTTGAAACTCTTTGCCTTGGTAGGATTGCATTGCTTTTTCATTctgcggaggagcaggagataGGAATAAGACTCGCTGGTAGCCCTAAGTAGCGCAAGGAAACCTACTTTTTATCACACAGCAAGACATCGAGGTGTGGTGGCAGGGGTGCTGCACTGAGCACCCCGTTCGGCGGATCCTCCGGATGCCGCCCCACGTCACGCCCCTCCATCCACAGATCGTAGCGATCGCTTTGGAAGCGCTTGACAAATGTGTCCATCGAGATCTTGACCATGTCGTTGCTGCAGGTGCACTGCACCGCTCGCTTGCCGTACTCGATCCAGCGCTCCATGGCAAAGTTGGTGGACTCGGCACAGTTGAAACCGTGATTGAAGCCGGCATGGTAACCGAACGGAAACGTGATCATGATCTCGCCCGCCTCCTGCGTGATCTGCAAGAGCCGGATTTAGTACGGCCACTAGGGACAGGATTACTACCGATAAACGCACCTTACTGACGGGCACGTCATGTTGCTTGAGAATCTGTGGTGAAATCAACGTCATCTTGTGGCGCAAATATGCGTTGCAATTCTTGTAACTGGCCGGAAAGTACTGGTTCGCCACCTTCTCCAGTTTGCGACCACATTCCGGCGGCACCACATACCACGTCTTTGGCGCCCCAAAGTGCAAGTAATTGATGGAATAGAGATCCATGTCCTCCGTGTGCCATGCAAAGGTCGTCTTCCACATGCCAAAGTACAAGTAGGCTGTGTTCACGCCGTCTATCTGTATGTTATAATCCTTGTTGACATAGTCAAGAATAGTGCCCAGCCGGTTGATGTTCCAGCTCTGCAacggcaaaggcaaaggcaacgAATCATCAGCTAATGCCCGAACCTAATCCCTAACCCTAGCCAACTTACATCCTGGTCGGTGTCTGTGATGCTTCCGCTGACATCTGCCCCATAAATGGGCGCCACATAAGTTATGTTCTTCCAGTACTTGCGCTCCAGATCCTCAAAGTCAAAGTG
This window contains:
- the LOC6734269 gene encoding uncharacterized protein LOC6734269 isoform X4 — its product is MKMSEVPRIKVFRPTWEEFKDFPKYVAYMESQGAHKAGLAKVVPPPEWVPRRSGYADLDALNVTIPAPICQVVTGKQGYYQQINIQKKPLTVKQFSELASTERYATPKHFDFEDLERKYWKNITYVAPIYGADVSGSITDTDQDSWNINRLGTILDYVNKDYNIQIDGVNTAYLYFGMWKTTFAWHTEDMDLYSINYLHFGAPKTWYVVPPECGRKLEKVANQYFPASYKNCNAYLRHKMTLISPQILKQHDVPVSKITQEAGEIMITFPFGYHAGFNHGFNCAESTNFAMERWIEYGKRAVQCTCSNDMVKISMDTFVKRFQSDRYDLWMEGRDVGRHPEDPPNGVLSAAPLPPHLDVLLCDKKMKKQCNPTKAKSFKERNPDLDLDEIQQNPNVPDDVKAMLKESVLTLDTGDLATDEADFPNEDAMSLQSPANLKTKQELLEYIDDGTEDDDEEEDFKRRKQKRRYDADYDDDWLASKRKNNSRNNRGRSPRTKDDRSISPASSTSSTSRGARRGKANGAPRKTPARRKKDPSTTPPAVSSASTAVKTPTSAVVAGKTSIATTTTPPADGGGDAKKDQQSLQFMQQSRKFEGKIPKLSQTSAATGGATAAAEASTSKSSQGQQQQIVYVNMLPAANTLNGIPQQQQQQYASTDGNVYQLQNEILCDANGHAVTAATASYQTTASSPQQQQQQQQQQQNVATSVADNVVTTISSSSILHTNANTNGVDTIAATQQQQQQQQQQQQQQHYHYITTTGEDGQTPTTIVFENYNGGMPAVSSAAPTPVPVSQANAPATTTTTALVNTDGTIIEFDGSTYEEYHVLKSEPGSSDCLSNGSSAVAADIIKYDPQHGVVGDEEDDDENGLLHVKYEEQSLEHDPENEHDAEQEHEYEEYQVIKAEVEAEAAELAAGTTSYTINQEQTGSGNTVISSMVPKSGSAAAAKQKRKRKTRVIADDEQGEYLEKMSVRGLDIARYEHIIDGVAYCLVCAKNDIFKTFKNKYSFQRHAYLFHEGQNRKIFACPICNKEFSRPDKMKMHKKDKHGDVPMPPSATTTPLKADGPPAKRARTARTPRVRKTKDGSTPAKKRLAQIDSVLDDVQNGESLTMAPVSVSHSQQQQQQQQMQHSITTLAPSTPSQPQHQLQTLPSLDFSGMILPGGAQLALANPGATSSVGLQRGPATPNGQPAAPTTTLIYSNQLELQQALLQQQLHGQSIMIQDQAGNLVPLQLDGTQAIYTTAPQAQRQQTTATYQTTQQQQQQPAQQPAGQAQQQPHYELDNVTYLSSTAAATPTSTEQQQQQQQQQQHVIGTVQSYQILTPDGLQNFQPKLETAELGDLCPYSQYTFTTHAGAQPTLNANALDAQTQHQQHHQQQQHHHQQQQHHQQTQLLQQQPFATHHNPHQQFMELKNELLIKGGDAYTLDTASMYHLPFSPTSMINAVNDVNTSSLLETKEISYDISEAVLLAL
- the LOC6734269 gene encoding probable lysine-specific demethylase 4B isoform X8, translated to MKMSEVPRIKVFRPTWEEFKDFPKYVAYMESQGAHKAGLAKVVPPPEWVPRRSGYADLDALNVTIPAPICQVVTGKQGYYQQINIQKKPLTVKQFSELASTERYATPKHFDFEDLERKYWKNITYVAPIYGADVSGSITDTDQDSWNINRLGTILDYVNKDYNIQIDGVNTAYLYFGMWKTTFAWHTEDMDLYSINYLHFGAPKTWYVVPPECGRKLEKVANQYFPASYKNCNAYLRHKMTLISPQILKQHDVPVSKITQEAGEIMITFPFGYHAGFNHGFNCAESTNFAMERWIEYGKRAVQCTCSNDMVKISMDTFVKRFQSDRYDLWMEGRDVGRHPEDPPNGVLSAAPLPPHLDVLLCDKKMKKQCNPTKAKSFKERNPDLDLDEIQQNPNVPDDVKAMLKESVLTLDTGDLATDEADFPNEDAMSLQSPANLKTKQELLEYIDDGTEDDDEEEDFKRRKQKRRYDADYDDDWLASKRKNNSRNNRGRSPRTKDDRSISPASSTSSTSRGARRGKANGAPRKTPARRKKDPSTTPPAVSSASTAVKTPTSAVVAGKTSIATTTTPPADGGGDAKKDQQSLQFMQQSRKFEGKIPKLSQTSAATGGATAAAEASTSKSSQGQQQQIVYVNMLPAANTLNGIPQQQQQQYASTDGNVYQLQNEILCDANGHAVTAATASYQTTASSPQQQQQQQQQQQNVATSVAATIYQRQCY